Sequence from the Castanea sativa cultivar Marrone di Chiusa Pesio chromosome 12, ASM4071231v1 genome:
CTAGACGtttgttatttatttgaaagaaatgaaaaataagaggATTAGTATAAGAGGTGTAAAAGACTAAAAGTTtccttttatattataataaaaaataattttttatattttacaccatcaatttacaaaaatacctacatcaaattatttataatatatttttttttattacaataatattttttcaccatttttttttattattctccttACCCATATACGGCCCCACCACCTTACCCCACATCATTTCTCTGAACactctctctgtttcttttgCTCCTTCGCcttttttactttcttctttcttctttcttcttctcctttctttttctgcattttttcttcttcagcatcttctttctttctccttcttctttttcttttgctattctttcttttttcttcttctttttcattttagaaaaaatattctttccctttctccccctctctttctctatcaaTCGGTGCTCTcttcaaatctaaaaaaaatctctctacCAAGCCCCCATGGCTCAATATACTCACACTCTCTACTTGAGTTTATTTTAAGTTGGATTTGTGatgattttcattaattttggaTTGATTGTGTTTAGATTAAATTGATGTTGTAATgagttggtggtggtggttggttaGTTGTGATGGTGGATGGATGTTGGCAGTCggcttcttctccttcttcttcttcttggcattGAAGAGTGGGTGTAAGAGAGTCTAACAAGGCAAgggggaggagagagaaaaaatataaaataatcatataGAAAGTtatagtaaccgtgcatatatgtaCGGTCACTATAGCAATTTTACATATAAACAGTGTTTTAGATAGATTAATGTGGATAGTTTTTGAgcaaaaatgtataaaatttgcaactttttctattttgcattgACTGGTGCAAGTGCTCTAAGAGGATAAGTCCATTAGGTAGGTCTTGTTTTGAAAAAGGTTATGAGCAAAACCCTTCAAATActtcttatatctttttattgattttcaattttgagacttaagaaccttactcaatatctttttactggagatgaattttgacaaatccatcattaGATTATATCTACTTCTTATATCCTTTATACTTAGAAAattcttagaaaattaaagattaatagttatatcatcaataaaatgtttaaattgttagtttttgtaattaaaaattattcataatatataaacttataaatcatatagtaaattaataatattcaattgacacaaaatttgaccagtgtattaaaagcgtaaagaacatgcaattcaatggttagatttttaaaatatttagtaatgtttattttattgagtaaaattgTAGCCTTAtgttacaactaattttttagctaaattttgtccaaattaAAAATCTAAGCATTCAATtacatattcttattatatcctttATTAGGGATGTGCAGCAAACCAGGCAAAATTGACTcgatccaacccaacccattgGATTGGGTCGGTTTTTAAGGGTTAGTAGGTTGGGTTGGgtaatgaaattttttggttGGGTTCGGGTCTTAAGATTTACAAATTTATCTAACCCAACCTGACccacctatatttaatatatatttaaattttaaaaatatatattatacaattttgttatttacttttttgcccccttcctaaataaaactcaaacaCTAAGTTCTCTTCAtatagtttgtgtttgtttggtgtTATGCTCATGATTATTTAGCTATAAATTTGCTCTTATTTGTAGTGGTGTTATTCTAAtgttcaatttaataataataatagtaattaaaaaaaactatccaaCTTATGGGTCCAACCCGATCTACGTGGCTTGGGTTGGACCGTTATGATGAGTTGGgttgaattgaatttttttaactcaTCATGGTGGGTTAGATAGAAAAAACTACTCAACTCGATCTATGCACACCCCTATTCtctatatttgcaaaatttcaagaaaataaaaaatcaattactatcccatcaatcaaatgtttaaatttcaaatttgtgatctaaaataatgcattaaaaataatttaattgattgaattgtaaataacattcaatctgaatgaaatttgacatgcatgttaaaaacagaaaaaaaaaaatgcaatctaacaataatattttcaaatttcatactcaataaaaaaatatatgaggaGTTTGAAagatttttctccaaactagtttaaaGATAAACCTTTTCCATTAATATTTCTCTTCTGGTCGTAAAAGATTGACATTTAGCTGTGACCGTGTGTGTTTGATAGGaagaaaaagttaaatttttaaatcattGCTGACCTCCTTTTAATAAATGGCTTAGCTAAGAAAAAACCATAACGAATGTTTATGAGTAATGCTAGGACCTTACCTCAAAATCAATctcagaaaaatatttttatgaaatatgaaaatgaCCTGATTTTGGTCCATTAATCGTGATAGATTGATCCAACTTGATGATATGATTTcagtcaaaaagaaaaaaaaaattgatgatatgATAGAATCCTCTACATGGGAGGATTTCGTGCAATAACCTAATCATACGATATAGACATACAGTAAATGTACTCACCAACCGCGAGGTAAATTGTTAGTGATGATTGACTAGTTGGTTGACCGGATGGCGAAATAGCTGGTGAATTACGAAAACATACCCCTTCAACCTTATGGTATCCTTCGATGCACGAACAATGATAACTCCCGACTTCATTAACACAAATTTGTTTTACCGGGCATATTTTTTTGTCGTTGCATTCGTCAATGTCTGTAGTTACAAAGGTCATTTAAAGTAACTAAGAAGAATTAATTCAATgcccaaaaataaaacactaagAAGAAGTATAATCAAAAAAGACAACGTATTTAAACGAAATAATTTGGcttatttttaatacttttttaattgaatatgtcattttgttttaaatatataaagacAAGTAGTAGTGAGTTTTAAACTTCACTTTTTATTTAGTCAATGAGTGATATGGCaatctctcattaaaataaaagggtatttatttttaaaaagtactaaaaataagttaaattctaaatgaaaataaaattatttcctAGCAATTCAGTTagagacaaataaaaaaattcaaaatttcttgaaattgtAAGTCACGATTTGTATAACGTCATTTATACatgcatcatcatcattattattattattattattatcataaatCACAACCTATCAGTTTAAACACTAGTAAAAAAAGTAACATTTTTTGTGTAACTAAAAtaaggaaatattttaaaaattcgtGAAAAATATaaaccttttattattttttaaaaacttgtagTAGATAAGTAAGTAAATTGAATATATACCTTGGCAACCATCTTTGAGGTATGGGTTCCCATCGTAACCTTTCTTGCACTTGCAACGGTACCCAGGACCAGAACCATTTTTGAGATCAGAACAAGTGCTATTTCCTCCACATATGTAATTCCCTTTGTTCTGAGCAACTTTACACGTCTCGTTACCAATTGCCCAATCAAGAACCATTGGAAAGGTTTCATTGTTTTGTAGACTGGTTAGATAAGCTGAGGAGAAACTGAACTTGTCTTTCTGGATAATAAAGGCAAAGCTGCATGGATTGAAAGACCAGACATCACTGTGGTTATGAAAGCTATATGCTGCAAAATCAATATCTGTCAAACCTTCAGGAATATCTATCTGGCAACACCCAATCCCAGAGCAATCCCCATTTACAATATTGCGTGTGTCGTTACATTTGGACAGGCAGCCGATGGTAAACGGTGCATCTTTGAGAGtaccattaaggaatgcataaGTGTCACAGCCAACTGCCACGAACTTGTTTTTGGTGACAGAAACTGTGTAATCGGGGACCTGGAGCCATGATTCCGTGTTATTTGACAGAGGCGTACCCGACTGGTTGTAACAGTTAATGGAGCTATACATCATGAAGTTCATCTCTCCTTCGATGGAAATGTTTGTAACGGGTATGTTTCCGCTCATTGGTTCATCAGGTTGGTCGTGCGATTTGCTACAGTTGATAAAAAAGTCTCCTCTTTCTTTCAAGTAACAACCTTCAGTTGTGCCAAAGGGATATGGAATTTTTACATTCCCACAGCTGTCGGAGCAGTTAGGCAAGGCTAATGGATATGCTATTGCTGCGGCTGCCATTATTGCTGTTAACATCACACCAACGCAGGTGACTAGCACAAGCATCGAATGGAAACCCATAGCCCCACTATTTTCCCAGAAGAGCATCTAAAATTAGAGTTTTGGAAGTTGGTACGTATCAGCTTTTAAGATGCTGGACTTTTTAAAAGCGCCCACTAAGTAGAAAATCTGTTGGactataaaattttttcacaaatttttacaataattgtgATATGACAGGGTGAGTAATTGGTGAATGATAAAACTGTAACAGAAACGTCATCAAATAAAATTCCTCACCGCGTAGAGAGAAGACCTATCATGATGTGCATACAAAAACGTTATCAAATAATTTGTGGACAAAATTCCTCACTGCGTAAAGAGAAGACCTATCATGATGTGTGGACCGGATCCCTCACCTCAAAGGTAGACCATAAAGTAAAcctttgccttttcttttcttttttttacttgataccaaaaaaaaaatttatggtagACATTGACTTTGACAAGgtctaaattaaaattatacttAAGTAATACACAAATGCGCCAATTAAACTTTCACCAATTAAACTTTTTTCAAagattaaccaaaaaaaaaaaaaaaacttttttcaaagTATAATTCACTCCGTTGCCAATAATGGTTAATTGCACGAGGGTAGCTATACGTACACACCCAAATTATTAAAACTTATGATCATTACTCCAATTTTAGCAAAGACTAAGTCacttctaaaaaagaaaagaaaaaattaagagtCCATCtaggaacaacttatttaatttaaattaaaaattttttgttaaaaatactgtaaataaaagtaaaatttagatGCATTAGTACAATGAGATTtatgaatagtacaaaaaaatgAAGTAAGACTTATTAatactaacaaaaataaactaaatagtagaaaaataatctaaataGTAGAAAATTTGGAAGTTGGTACATATCAGCTTATAAGATGATGGAATTTTTAAAAGCACCCACCAAGTAGAAAATTTGTAGACTTTAATTAGTGCTTAGCATAcgaattaacttttttttttttttttgataggaagacTGAGCATACttttattaattaagaaaaagcaacaaaaacatTATGGAGAAGAGCTTCTTCGAGGAAACAATGATCCTCTTCAATCCAGACAGAAAAGTCAGCAATGCCATAAGCATGCTTAGCTAATAAATGGGCAGGCCTATTGCCTTGCCTACCAATATGGGAGAACTTCACATTTCTAAACCCATGAGCAAGCGACCTCACATTGCTTAGTACTGCAACCAAGGCAGGAGGTGGAGAAGTTTCCTTGAGAGCATTCACTACCACCAACGAATCCCCTTCAAGCACAAAATCATGGATAAGCATGTCCCTTGCAAACTGAAGACCAAACTCAAACGCCTTAGCCTCTGTTTCCACAGCTCCTAATGATGCCACAATCTTCTTACTACATGTGCCAACCACCTTTCCTTCTGCGTCTCTGATCAGCACCTAGGAAGTACAGACGTGGCGccggaggtgccgcacccgcgtccgacgcggcgcAACGCGGcgacgcgcgagggacgccgctgctcgcACGTCGGTGCCATGTCGGGCCGCGTCAGCCAcgtgttttccttttttgtccACCCGACTCGCGCCGACGCGGCTTGAATCGCGCCGACTCGGCGCCGATTCGAGCAGATtcgggccgattcggccagaatcAGGCTGTTTCGGCCGTATCTGTCCGTATCAGCCGGCGACCGAAACAGCCGAAACAGtcccgaaacggccgaaacagaCCGAAATAGGCCTTGAATCATGCCGCAACAGCCGAGATCGGCtctaaatgagacccaaaaaccctaaatctgtccttcctcaattttattttgaatatttgttgcttcttttgtgttttctttttggttttgtgttgtgttttgtgtttcttgctttcttctttctttgttttatgaatcaaggcatagtaatatgttttttaagaatattttaatagtaaaaatatatagaaaatataaataataatttttttaataattttttaattgccgagtcccgccgcacccgcacccgcacccacctttttcaaaaattgccgagtcccgcacccgcacctgcacccgcacccgtacccgcacccgcacccgcacccgtgcttcataggtggTGGGTGCCATTTAGGATATTCCTTCGTTTGTGCTACTGCCGGCAACTCGCAACAGAGTTGATATTCCCTCAAATACTCCAGAGCAAAGTCGAACAAAGCTTCACTACTTTTCTTCTCTCCTCCGTGTCTAGCCTTGTTTCTATTCATCCACATCACCCAAGCTATCATAAGAATCTTCTCAACTTCCTCATTTCCCCATTTCGCCACCATGATCACATACCACATAAGATccatgaaggaagaaaaggGTGAATTCATCAGCCCCGAGAACAACTTAGTTGCCCTCCAGACCTCCTTCGCGCTAGAACAGTGCCAAAACAGATGACCTGAAGATTCAGCTTCCAGGTGACATGCTTCGCAACAGCTATCCACCAACACTTTTCTCCTCTTCAGATTTTCCTTCGTGGGAAGTATGTCTCTACATGCCCTCCACGCGAAATGCCGCACTTTGTGAGGTAGATTGATACTCCACAAGTATTTCCAACACTTCCTTTGACTACCATCATTCGATACAGTGGTTGATCCTCCATTGGACATCCCTTCCATTGCAATCCAGTAGGCAGACCTGACACTGAACAAGCTCGTTGTAGTTAGAGCCCAAATTTGCTTATCTTCCTGAGGATTGGCGCTAAGAGGAATTCCACCTATTACCTCCGCCTCATGGGATAATAAAAGCTGCTTCACTAACTCATGTTTCCACGTTCCACTACCCATGCATCCTCATGAAGAGTAGACTGAGGGGAAACGACTTTGTAAGAAGAAGGAGTGGGCAACCATTTATCCTTCCAAATCCGAATGCTCCTACCATTCCCTACTTGCCAACAGACACCCTTTCAAACCACATCCTGTGCAGCCATGATACTCCTCCATGCATAAGAAGGATTGTTTCCCAAACTTGCTTCTACAAAGTCACATTGGGAGAAATATTTTGCCTTAAACACCTCATGCATTAAAGACTCACCCCCCTTTTGTACACGCCATCCCTGCTTTGTTAAAAGAGCAAGGTTAAATTGTTTTAATTGCTTAAAACCCATACCCCCATTAGCTTTTGGAGAACATAGCCTTTCCTAACTCATCCATGCCATCTTCCTTTCATCCTTACATTGACCCCACCAGAAATTTCTTATGAGGCTTGTCATCTCATCACACAGAGAATCAAGAATTTTAAAACAGCTTATGGTATTCGTTGAAATTTCCTATGCCACTGCCTTTATTAAGATCTCCTTTCCCGCC
This genomic interval carries:
- the LOC142620796 gene encoding uncharacterized protein LOC142620796, which encodes MGSGTWKHELVKQLLLSHEAEVIGGIPLSANPQEDKQIWALTTTSLFSVRSAYWIAMEGMSNGGSTTVSNDGSQRKCWKYLWSINLPHKVRHFAWRACRDILPTKENLKRRKVLVDSCCEACHLEAESSGHLFWHCSSAKEVWRATKLFSGLMNSPFSSFMDLMWYVIMVAKWGNEEVEKILMIAWVMWMNRNKARHGGEKKSSEALFDFALEYLREYQLCCELPAVAQTKEYPKWHPPPMKHGKKIVASLGAVETEAKAFEFGLQFARDMLIHDFVLEGDSLVVVNALKETSPPPALVAVLSNVRSLAHGFRNVKFSHIGRQGNRPAHLLAKHAYGIADFSVWIEEDHCFLEEALLHNVFVAFS